One Lasioglossum baleicum chromosome 6, iyLasBale1, whole genome shotgun sequence genomic window carries:
- the LOC143209924 gene encoding zinc finger HIT domain-containing protein 3, giving the protein MEKVCCVCEGTTCSYKCPTCKVPYCSAACYKVHKASNCQPRHQQNKPTSGQKAKGKKYDFPTEDTVPIEKLEQLRYSEGIKDVLRNPHVRDIMRAILVDENPTKAIALAMTEPIFVEMADACLKVVELPENDQPS; this is encoded by the exons ATGGAAAAAGTTTGTTGTGTCTGCGAAGGAACAACATGTTCATACAAATGCCCTACGTGTAAAGTACCATA TTGCTCTGCAGCCTGCTATAAAGTACACAAAGCTAGCAATTGTCAACCGAGACATCAGCAAAACAAGCCTACTAGCGGTCAGAAAGCAAAAGGCAAAAAGTATGACTTCCCTACAGAAGATACTGTACCTATTGAAAAATTAGAACAGTTACGTTATAGTGAAGGCATAAAAGATGTTTTAAGAAATCCACATGTACGCGATATTATGCGTGCGATTCTGGTCGACGAAAATCCTACAAAGGCTATTGCTTTAGCCATGACTGAGCCAATATTTGTTGAAATGGCAGATGCGTGTTTAAAGGTTGTGGAACTTCCAGAAAATGACCAACCTAGCTAG